One genomic segment of Drosophila melanogaster chromosome 3L includes these proteins:
- the CG13921 gene encoding uncharacterized protein, isoform C, which yields MHGYPVMQFVQYSMPPPCSWVPGPPPSSGNVDAHHRGSAHRHGAGIKKYVVWCLICGGFSCLLGVLFLGVYFLLHSYTITVGNFETVPTFVPATLLILTGICIMSLARRRNRYSYLIKLSGACGLVSALTCALVTVTTTVLHMSRLQALRECEYAQKTRTCTCYSDLIESQVDRVDKEGVRLVFDSLSDCGVVHGSLYSCLRAIFGLSVAGVLIAVFSCMLVYQLLSHERKKMYWEQLELRCRSLYASQAPPPALGPGRMLNCRCCEQCHAHRQLTLPLQATAYPWDEATVAAAAAAAGGGGGEQRFWAAQPPGNFYSPNPGGDDPVGTCRSGERAGGAGRSSSGWSWPRMPWQRTTPDAGRRFRQAAASPDSQYGFSSSTAVQGDGNQMLIEEPVVAAYSGMPPPNALPYGVWGPPPPYSDPNSPARRGYYQYLQPTACLVGNQGTVAVTLTQEQMHPTLQHTHPQQQQQLQQMQLQRLQVQSATLERMDGLSSAGNVSTLVAATRSSAYKSKAEYENTPSDSDGGNPRERERCSNTLPTRKLKKRLEAGTGAKSIGPQSNPGQQRPNVQQLFAKQDQQQPTGQANPQQAQPQTAGVENSGYQDSNGAIAKDQAVGTDPAESEVYFADVSSCCNMSVKNDSYYDNAQRHQGHHHHHQHQHSNCSHSSGQSNANEDYLAQRFGRGREHSVRSRLPIPQTRREDDYESSNLNMPTLKEQQQQAQQLQKEISRQSMCSVESEAKTEFTDLSPSTPCGGNLPLPPPANFASDPPTGQQSPSFVASFPYSSESQCLEAHRRSTKNIHELMISGVGGSSTGGGDSHYEVINDRGNPYQLQRSQQAKHKAKSKTRSREQLDIYGSGAERSDWSSDGGRL from the exons ATGCACGGCTATCCGGTGATGCAGTTCGTGCAGTACAGCATGCCCCCGCCCTGCTCCTGGGTGCCAGGTCCTCCGCCCTCCTCGGGGAACGTGGATGCCCATCATCGCGGCTCTG CCCATCGCCATGGCGCGGGGATCAAGAAGTACGTGGTCTGGTGCCTCATCTGCGGTGGATTCAGCTGCTTGCTGGGCGTGCTCTTCTTGGGCGTCTACTTCCTGCTCCATTCGTACACCATCACGGTGGGCAACTTCGAAACGGTGCCCACCTTTGTGCCCGCCACCCTGCTCATCCTCACAGGAATCTGCATCATGAGCCTGGCCAGGCGTCGGAATCGCTATAGCTACCTG ATAAAGCTGTCCGGAGCCTGTGGCCTGGTGTCCGCCTTAACCTGTGCTCTGGTCACAGTGACCACCACTGTGCTCCACATGAGTCGCCTGCAGGCCTTGAGGGAATGCGAGTATGCTCAAAAGACGCGCACGTGCACCTGCTACTCGGACCTCATCGAATCCCAGGTGGACCGAGTGGATAAGG AAGGAGTGCGCCTTGTGTTCGACTCCCTCTCGGACTGCGGCGTTGTCCATGGATCCCTCTATTCCTGCCTGAGAGCTATCTTCGGCCTGTCCGTGGCCGGAGTGCTCATCGCCGTCTTCAGCTGCATGTTGGTGTACCAGCTACTCAGTCACGAACGCAAGAAGATGTACTGggagcagctggagctgcGATGCAGATCCCTGTACGCCAGCCAGGCTCCTCCTCCGGCCTTGGGTCCAGGCAGGATGTTAAACTGCAGGTGCTGCGagcagtgccacgcccacaggcAGTTGACACTGCCTTTGCAGGCCACCGCTTATCCGTGGGACGAGGCCACGGTggccgctgcagcagcagccgcaggaggaggaggcggagagCAGCGGTTCTGGGCCGCCCAGCCGCCGGGTAACTTCTACTCGCCGAATCCAGGCGGCGATGATCCGGTGGGCACTTGCAGGAGTGGAGAACgggcaggaggagcaggacgCAGTAGCAGCGGATGGAGCTGGCCTCGGATGCCCTGGCAACGTACCACTCCTGACGCCGGTCGTCGATTTCGCCAAGCTGCTGCCAGTCCGGATTCACAGTACGGATTTAGTTCGTCCACGGCGGTCCAGGGAGATGGTAACCAGATGCTGATCGAGGAACCCGTGGTGGCGGCCTACAGTGGAATGCCCCCGCCAAATGCCCTGCCCTACGGAGTTTGGGGACCGCCGCCACCCTACAGCGATCCCAACAGTCCGGCCAGACGTGGCTACTACCAGTATCTGCAGCCCACTGCGTGTCTGGTTGGGAATCAGGGCACTGTCGCCGTCACTCTGACCCAGGAGCAAATGCATCCGACCCTGCAACATACGCAtccccaacagcagcagcaattgcagcagatgcagctgcagcggctCCAGGTCCAGTCCGCCACCTTGGAGCGGATGGATGGGCTCAGCAGTGCCGGTAACGTGAGTACCCTAGTGGCTGCCACTCGCTCCTCCGCCTACAAATCAAAGGCCGAGTACGAGAACACGCCGTCTGACAGTGATGGTGGCAATCCCCGGGAGAGGGAACGCTGCTCCAACACGCTGCCCACGCGAAAGCTGAAGAAGCGCTTGGAGGCGGGCACCGGGGCCAAGAGCATCGGTCCGCAGAGTAATCCTGGCCAGCAGCGACCCAATGTCCAGCAGTTGTTCGCCAAGCAGGACCAACAGCAGCCCACCGGCCAGGCTAATCCCCAGCAGGCTCAGCCCCAGACGGCCGGGGTGGAGAACAGTGGCTACCAGGACTCGAACGGAGCCATAGCCAAGGACCAGGCGGTGGGAACGGATCCGGCCGAGTCCGAGGTGTACTTCGCCGACGTGAGTAGTTGCTGCAACATGTCTGTGAAGAATGACAGCTACTATGACAACGCCCAGCGCCACCAGGGgcaccaccatcatcaccagcaTCAGCACAGTAATTGCAGCCACAGCAGCGGGCAGAGCAACGCCAACGAGGACTACCTGGCCCAGCGCTTCGGTCGCGGCAGGGAGCACTCCGTTCGGAGTCGTCTGCCCATTCCGCAAACGAGGCGAGAGGACGACTACGAGAGCTCCAACCTGAACATGCCCACGctgaaggagcagcagcagcaggcgcaacAGCTGCAGAAGGAGATCTCCCGCCAGAGCATGTGCTCCGTGGAGTCGGAGGCCAAGACCGAGTTCACCGACCTCTCGCCCTCCACGCCCTGCGGTGGCAATCTGCCGTTGCCGCCGCCAGCGAATTTCGCCAGTGATCCGCCGACGGGTCAACAGTCGCCCAGCTTCGTGGCCTCGTTCCCCTACTCCTCGGAGTCGCAGTGCCTGGAGGCGCATCGTCGCTCCACAAAGAACATCCACGAGCTGATGATCTCCGGGGTGGGGGGATCCTCGACCGGCGGCGGCGACTCCCACTACGAGGTTATCAACGACCGGGGCAATCCCTACCAGCTGCAGCGATCGCAGCAGGCCAAGCACAAGGCCAAGTCCAAGACGCGGTCGCGGGAGCAGTTGGACATCTACGGCAGCGGAGCTGAGCGATCCGACTGGTCCTCGGATGGGGGTCGCTTGTGA
- the CG13921 gene encoding uncharacterized protein, isoform F has translation MHGYPVMQFVQYSMPPPCSWVPGPPPSSGNVDAHHRGSAHRHGAGIKKYVVWCLICGGFSCLLGVLFLGVYFLLHSYTITVGNFETVPTFVPATLLILTGICIMSLARRRNRYSYLIKLSGACGLVSALTCALVTVTTTVLHMSRLQALRECEYAQKTRTCTCYSDLIESQVDRVDKGVRLVFDSLSDCGVVHGSLYSCLRAIFGLSVAGVLIAVFSCMLVYQLLSHERKKMYWEQLELRCRSLYASQAPPPALGPGRMLNCRCCEQCHAHRQLTLPLQATAYPWDEATVAAAAAAAGGGGGEQRFWAAQPPGNFYSPNPGGDDPVGTCRSGERAGGAGRSSSGWSWPRMPWQRTTPDAGRRFRQAAASPDSQYGFSSSTAVQGDGNQMLIEEPVVAAYSGMPPPNALPYGVWGPPPPYSDPNSPARRGYYQYLQPTACLVGNQGTVAVTLTQEQMHPTLQHTHPQQQQQLQQMQLQRLQVQSATLERMDGLSSAGNVSTLVAATRSSAYKSKAEYENTPSDSDGGNPRERERCSNTLPTRKLKKRLEAGTGAKSIGPQSNPGQQRPNVQQLFAKQDQQQPTGQANPQQAQPQTAGVENSGYQDSNGAIAKDQAVGTDPAESEVYFADVSSCCNMSVKNDSYYDNAQRHQGHHHHHQHQHSNCSHSSGQSNANEDYLAQRFGRGREHSVRSRLPIPQTRREDDYESSNLNMPTLKEQQQQAQQLQKEISRQSMCSVESEAKTEFTDLSPSTPCGGNLPLPPPANFASDPPTGQQSPSFVASFPYSSESQCLEAHRRSTKNIHELMISGVGGSSTGGGDSHYEVINDRGNPYQLQRSQQAKHKAKSKTRSREQLDIYGSGAERSDWSSDGGRL, from the exons ATGCACGGCTATCCGGTGATGCAGTTCGTGCAGTACAGCATGCCCCCGCCCTGCTCCTGGGTGCCAGGTCCTCCGCCCTCCTCGGGGAACGTGGATGCCCATCATCGCGGCTCTG CCCATCGCCATGGCGCGGGGATCAAGAAGTACGTGGTCTGGTGCCTCATCTGCGGTGGATTCAGCTGCTTGCTGGGCGTGCTCTTCTTGGGCGTCTACTTCCTGCTCCATTCGTACACCATCACGGTGGGCAACTTCGAAACGGTGCCCACCTTTGTGCCCGCCACCCTGCTCATCCTCACAGGAATCTGCATCATGAGCCTGGCCAGGCGTCGGAATCGCTATAGCTACCTG ATAAAGCTGTCCGGAGCCTGTGGCCTGGTGTCCGCCTTAACCTGTGCTCTGGTCACAGTGACCACCACTGTGCTCCACATGAGTCGCCTGCAGGCCTTGAGGGAATGCGAGTATGCTCAAAAGACGCGCACGTGCACCTGCTACTCGGACCTCATCGAATCCCAGGTGGACCGAGTGGATAAGG GAGTGCGCCTTGTGTTCGACTCCCTCTCGGACTGCGGCGTTGTCCATGGATCCCTCTATTCCTGCCTGAGAGCTATCTTCGGCCTGTCCGTGGCCGGAGTGCTCATCGCCGTCTTCAGCTGCATGTTGGTGTACCAGCTACTCAGTCACGAACGCAAGAAGATGTACTGggagcagctggagctgcGATGCAGATCCCTGTACGCCAGCCAGGCTCCTCCTCCGGCCTTGGGTCCAGGCAGGATGTTAAACTGCAGGTGCTGCGagcagtgccacgcccacaggcAGTTGACACTGCCTTTGCAGGCCACCGCTTATCCGTGGGACGAGGCCACGGTggccgctgcagcagcagccgcaggaggaggaggcggagagCAGCGGTTCTGGGCCGCCCAGCCGCCGGGTAACTTCTACTCGCCGAATCCAGGCGGCGATGATCCGGTGGGCACTTGCAGGAGTGGAGAACgggcaggaggagcaggacgCAGTAGCAGCGGATGGAGCTGGCCTCGGATGCCCTGGCAACGTACCACTCCTGACGCCGGTCGTCGATTTCGCCAAGCTGCTGCCAGTCCGGATTCACAGTACGGATTTAGTTCGTCCACGGCGGTCCAGGGAGATGGTAACCAGATGCTGATCGAGGAACCCGTGGTGGCGGCCTACAGTGGAATGCCCCCGCCAAATGCCCTGCCCTACGGAGTTTGGGGACCGCCGCCACCCTACAGCGATCCCAACAGTCCGGCCAGACGTGGCTACTACCAGTATCTGCAGCCCACTGCGTGTCTGGTTGGGAATCAGGGCACTGTCGCCGTCACTCTGACCCAGGAGCAAATGCATCCGACCCTGCAACATACGCAtccccaacagcagcagcaattgcagcagatgcagctgcagcggctCCAGGTCCAGTCCGCCACCTTGGAGCGGATGGATGGGCTCAGCAGTGCCGGTAACGTGAGTACCCTAGTGGCTGCCACTCGCTCCTCCGCCTACAAATCAAAGGCCGAGTACGAGAACACGCCGTCTGACAGTGATGGTGGCAATCCCCGGGAGAGGGAACGCTGCTCCAACACGCTGCCCACGCGAAAGCTGAAGAAGCGCTTGGAGGCGGGCACCGGGGCCAAGAGCATCGGTCCGCAGAGTAATCCTGGCCAGCAGCGACCCAATGTCCAGCAGTTGTTCGCCAAGCAGGACCAACAGCAGCCCACCGGCCAGGCTAATCCCCAGCAGGCTCAGCCCCAGACGGCCGGGGTGGAGAACAGTGGCTACCAGGACTCGAACGGAGCCATAGCCAAGGACCAGGCGGTGGGAACGGATCCGGCCGAGTCCGAGGTGTACTTCGCCGACGTGAGTAGTTGCTGCAACATGTCTGTGAAGAATGACAGCTACTATGACAACGCCCAGCGCCACCAGGGgcaccaccatcatcaccagcaTCAGCACAGTAATTGCAGCCACAGCAGCGGGCAGAGCAACGCCAACGAGGACTACCTGGCCCAGCGCTTCGGTCGCGGCAGGGAGCACTCCGTTCGGAGTCGTCTGCCCATTCCGCAAACGAGGCGAGAGGACGACTACGAGAGCTCCAACCTGAACATGCCCACGctgaaggagcagcagcagcaggcgcaacAGCTGCAGAAGGAGATCTCCCGCCAGAGCATGTGCTCCGTGGAGTCGGAGGCCAAGACCGAGTTCACCGACCTCTCGCCCTCCACGCCCTGCGGTGGCAATCTGCCGTTGCCGCCGCCAGCGAATTTCGCCAGTGATCCGCCGACGGGTCAACAGTCGCCCAGCTTCGTGGCCTCGTTCCCCTACTCCTCGGAGTCGCAGTGCCTGGAGGCGCATCGTCGCTCCACAAAGAACATCCACGAGCTGATGATCTCCGGGGTGGGGGGATCCTCGACCGGCGGCGGCGACTCCCACTACGAGGTTATCAACGACCGGGGCAATCCCTACCAGCTGCAGCGATCGCAGCAGGCCAAGCACAAGGCCAAGTCCAAGACGCGGTCGCGGGAGCAGTTGGACATCTACGGCAGCGGAGCTGAGCGATCCGACTGGTCCTCGGATGGGGGTCGCTTGTGA